The Nicotiana tomentosiformis chromosome 2, ASM39032v3, whole genome shotgun sequence genome includes the window ttggcaacaaaatcacaaaattcttcgaagaccacaaaataagaagaatactagcaaccccataccaccccagtggaaacggacaagccgaatcaacaaacaaaactattcttcaaaacctaaaaaagagattgaacgacgctaagggaaaatggagagaaatcctgcccgaagtcctatgggcataccgaacaacatcgaaatccagtacaggggcgaccccattctccttagtatatggctccgaagcattgataccagtcgaagtcggagagcctagtcccagatttcgattcatgacagaagaatcaaataacgaagctatgaacaccagccttgaattatcggacgaaggacgagaagctgccctcatccggttggccgcacaaaagcaacgaatcaaaatgtattacaatcgaagaactaaacttcgccacttcaagccaggggacttggtgttacggaaagtcaccatcaatactcggaatccaaacgaaggaaaactaggaccaaattgggaaggaccgtaccaggtgcTCGAGCACTCTGGGAAAGGATCGTACatgctcggcatcataaacgacAAATAGCTATCAAgaagttggaatgtatcacatctaaaacagtactactgctaaggtccgACCTTTCCCATATTTATTCAACTGTCCCGTACAGAAGTTCGAACAAAGAATAGAAGTATTCTTTTActcaaaagcacgtgttgcactcttttttccttagaccggtttttttccaaatgggtttttgcggcaaggtttttaatgaggcaaccatcgatcgtgctgcgctttcaaaacagtatccgaggctttcgacccttagcccgaatggcctcgaataccggggggagggggggggcaccagggcctcaaatacatcgagttcagatgcaacaaaATCTTTTCACAACAAtagaggaaaaattgtaagagccaaaatgaTCAAAATAAACCATGCTCATATTAGATTGCCCCAAACCATATgtacaatgacttgagatttgttATGCAACCGGAAttaataatcactcgaatattaagcctacgggcttccacattatttcgagttcgaaattatcattcgaatattaagcctacgggctaccacattatctcgagttcgaaataaacactcgaatattaagcctacaggctacttctATATCAAGTTCGAAGTACTCAGCCGACCGTTGAACCTACGGGTTAATTCaatatcgagttcgaaataatcactcgaatattaagcctacgggcttccacattacCTCGAGTTCAAAATGATcattcgaatattaagcctacgggctaccacattTTCTCAAGTTCAAAAtaaacactcgaatattaagcttacgggctacttctATATCAAGTTCGAAGTACTCAGCCGACCATTGAACCTATGGGTTAAttcaacatcgagttcgaaataatcactcgaatattaagcctacgggcttccacattacctcgagttcgaaatGATcattcgaatattaagcctacgggctaccacattttctcaagttcgaaataatcattcgaatattaagcctacgggctaccacattTTCTCaagttcgaaataaacactcgaatattaagcctacgggctacttctataTCAAGTTCGAAGTACTCAGCCGACCGTTGAACCTGCGGGTTAAttcaacatcgagttcgaaataatcactcgaatattaagcctacgggcttccacattacctcgagttcgaaatGATcattcgaatattaagcctacgggctaccacattTTCTCaagttcgaaataaacactcgaatattaagcctacgggctacttctataTCTAGTTCGAAATACTCAGTCATCCGTCGAGCCTACGGGCTGCCGAGTTCGAACAAGACCCAATCAAATTTGAAACATTGAAAAAGCTACGTTTACTCAGAGTTTATGTTAACCACCACATCatcatcgactcaacaagcaaaatcgaccttgttatatatatacaaaattgcctACGTAATTAATTTATAGGTAATGAGAATTAGACTCTAAGCTTCTGGGTCGGGGTCTTCCTCACCCTCGgacccgcttttgctaccatcatcattatcatcgtcatcatcatcagaagccaaggcttcagcttccgcttcaagctcttttgcctttcttacctcttcggtaagatcgaaacctcgagcatgaatctcctcgagggtctccctccgagatctacacttaacaagttcggtaacccaatgagctcgagcatcggTAATCTTCATcgcttcccgggcctccacctgaacggcctcagcatcagctcgatatacagcaatagacttatccgccaaaacttttgacgactcaacctccgccttagcctcaacAAGTCGTATCTCAAGCTCATTGATTTTCTTAGCCTGAACCGACACCTTTTGCTTGACGTTTCGAAGCTGAACGTCGGCTGATAATAACTTTGTTAAAATAGTTTCTTTCTCCGCTGCCAGGCGgtcaatagtctccttccactggtTACATTCGGCCCGGATTTGATCGACCTCCCCTCGAAGTAGCCCGATCCtctcgatcttttgctgcaactgagacaacggatggttaacttccacagtcgagtcgaatccatactttaacagaacaaggctcacctgctgatcgagctcgaccctttcttcacgaaccttagccaaatccgcttgaagatCCTTGATAGCCTCCTCCTTTTTGCTACAAAGAAGCCGAAAGTCATATCTTTCACCTAGGACCTTCCGGAGTTcagcctcacactggctaagatcaacTCGAAACCTACCGATAGCCTGCATAGTTAGAAACtgtcatcaacaacaataaagcAAAAAAggatcaccgatatcggaaccgtcaagtatggaaaagaacaaagaagccaagtacggaagaatcattacccgagtaataaaacgctgagcttcttctaacaaaagagaagcatcaccgatatcggaaTTGTCATCAACACCGGTAAAACAATCCTTAAAAGGATCCACTGCACCTGAGCCAGCACCAATATCGGGAGTCTTCAGCTCTCGAGCCTCcttcaacgcctcctcagaaaaagacggaagggaaggtgaatgacccattgccattgccccgagcaaatcactcggagtacttCGATCGAGATTTAGGTCTCCGGAACCAACCCCGATGGGCATGGCCGCCATCGGCTCAGCAGCCCTAGCAACCTCGACTGCCTCCGTAGgtcggactaccaaagccgaggaactatcttcttcttcttcttcctccctcagtcgatggaccgagtcgatcgaaagggcaatgatttttctcctcaccgtccgagttttgggcttagggtcctccggccgagaggaagcccttcgtttcttttcttttccctgttCCAGGACTGGGGGCTCATTGCCTTCATCACCGCTCGAAGGCCGCAAAACGACATCCCTAGTTACACCTATATACAAGGGAAAAATCGATAACGAAATGAACGCAAAATATACCTCGAGGGAAACAGGAACCAAATctcaccatgattcttggcctcccatctacccttagccaaatcacgccaagcgcgctcggcatagaatgaagtcgaggctaacttttgaacccaatcctcgagatcaggcacagcttgtggcatccaaggtgcAGCTGAACATCAGAAAATAATATTATCAAACACGAAAAAAGACACGAAGAGCAAACACggatcacttacggtcgaagttCCATTTTTCAGGAAAAGGCATTTTTTCCTCCGGGATAAGATCAcgagtcctcactcgaatatatcgacccatccagcctcgatccttatcttcatcgatgctcgacatcaaagccttcgatgcccgacgatatagcctaataagtccacgataaatctgaggccgatacagtcgtataaGGTGGCTCAGAGAAAAATCTAACCCCCCGGCTTTGGTAGAGAAGAAACACAATAAGATGACTATGCGCCAtaaggaaggatgaatttggccgaggaTGACCTGATATCTCCTGCAGAAATCAAAAATCATGGGATCAACAGCTCCCAACGTAAAGGGAtaggtgtaaacacttagaaatccCTCCACATAGGTAGTGACGCTCTCATCGGAGGAGGGGACTTGTAACACAACTTCAGAACCCCAGCCGCAGTCTTTCCTAACGGCCTCGAGGTGAACCTCCGctatagagcacatatacatcgatacgtgctcaCACCGACCCGAAACGGATGAAGGATTCTCCACTTTAAAATTAGCTTTTAAAATACACGGGCCGGGAATATAATCTTGAACGGACGGCTCGGTCGGCGCCTTATCGTCACACAGccgtgaggaagaagctttctccttgtgaggtacgatttttgaagttttcgccattaaTACGAGAAGAAAAAGTCGCAAAGAAAGGTGAAAGAGGGGACGGCACCGAAACTCTGGTACAAGCGGCACTAAAATAACGAAATAAGTGAAACTAATCAAAGAGAATTTGGGAAAAGAGGAAGCACAAAAGTGGAAAACATTGTATGAGAAAATTATTTATAAGGCACGACGATTCGtctagcggtggccgaccaccagcTGACGCGCATTAAATGCCTCGATAAAACCAaatcgatgggacaactatcacgcATGTCATAGTCAAAGCCGATAGAAATGTCATTATCGATTCGGTCGAACCTTAGGGAAATCACATCGTTCCTCGTCATCTcctttccgagaaatgagggggctatctgtatacggttaaaatcgatcCTCGGTCGTaaagatcgatcgaggatggcatttcaATCGAGAGGTACCTTCATGGAGACCCCGAGCGAATTTcgagatgggggcgtcgagcCCGGGCAttcgaatcgaccgaggtaacatcggtcgatacaggtcccgaacatcgatgcccgaaagtgatcacctagctcgaaatcaaggccgaggttccgatccggtaccgagctcgagtcggtatcaAGTTCACAGAGAAAaactgttacaaccgcaccaaaggagagaatctctACGGGAATTAAGaaggagacacaccatcatgggtcctccactagcaATATTTATTTCCATCATGTTACTATAGGTAGagtagtgatccttggctataaagccAAGGAGAGTTTGTAATAGAAGGCACTTTTGGCTGGGATTAAGCATTTttattgtgtttatctttctaaagctcattaaatatctttgttcatcatcttccATTTTTGTATCATAAATTCGTGTATTGTTATTTTCAGATCAAAGAAATCCacttgcccttagaaccatatataaattcaacgttattcgatttttcgggtaaacaactatataaatatatacagaCTTTGGAACTTGTGCACAACCACAAAACCACTGATATGACATTATATTGTAATAGTGAAGAAGGTTACTCACCTTGAAAAGTTCGTCTAGTTTCCGGATGACTCTAGGTTTTTCTCAAATTTTTATGTCAAGCttttatttaaaagttaaaagtAAACACTGTAATTTATGCTAATTACCGTAATATAGCGCCAAACTTATTCTAGCGCCAAAACTATTCCCTCCAAAAAGAGGGTTTAttcagaatttttatttttatttttattgataataaattttattttcaactgATTTTTGAGTACAAGGGGGTTGCCGACCCATTCAAAATGTGAAAGGGGTATAGTTTCCTAAATTTTAAAGGTAAAGGGGGTAAACTTTAGAATTTTCATACAATTGAAGTGTTACTGTATTACATCACAGTAAAGGTTCCTTCTTTGATTAACACAACACTGGCTCCCATTCTAGTAGGAGTGTCTTATAAACGCTTGGGGGAACAATGTAGAGAAAGTTAAGTTTTTGAAAGTCACAAGCAACCAATAAATTCCATAGCAAGGCAAGTGAAACACCGCCAAGCAAAAGTACCTGCCGTAGCACGTAAGCAATAAGCATTAGATTCAGTGGAAGAGCGAATTAAAAAATGTACAAAATTTATTAGGTTTACGTACCATAGAGGAGCCCACGGTGTTGAAAGTTCCAAAAAGGGGTAGGGCCACCTTAGAGAAATTCACAATATTAAGTTCAGAGCTCTCATGTAATACGTTTTAAGGAGAAACAATATGTTTTAATTTACGTGAACTTAATTATTTGACAAAAAAATGaagtttttaaaaagtttttgGTCTTAACATAATATTATATGGTTATAAGTCTTTATCATTTGTGTAGCTGTGAATACTACTTTTTACATGTTATAGTGTCGAAACCCTAAAAAAGAAATAAGTGAAACTACATTTTATTCTTCATGCAAAAATACATTTATAGTAGGAATAGTATATTATTACCAAATTAAACCGCAGGCATGGATAAGCCACTGAAAAATGATATAGCAGCAGCTCCACAACACAAAATATGCAAGCCCGGCCCAAGGTAATGGCTGCAAATTAAGTGTACTCAAATGAGCCGGAAATGTTAAAAAAAGACTCCAAAAACAGAAACTGAATAATGTTGTGTGCATGTCTTACCAGGCTGTTGAGGAAGGTATCAATCAGAAGGAAAATAATGTTGAGAGAATGCATGCCACCCATTAACTATCAGGCAAACAACAATAAAATGACAGTAAATGTACTCAAGAATAAGATCCTTAATTAGAGCTAGTGATAGCTGTATCATATATTTTAATAGAATATTTAAGACATGAATAATCAAATAATAAGATTCTTGAAATATAGAACTTGAACAATATCGCGCAACATTTAtcatcaattatatatatatatatatatatatatatatatatatatatatatatatatatatatatatatatattaccatTAAACAACTTTAGCAGCATATAAGATAAAAGAAGTAATGAAGTTCAGATAAACTGAACCTACCCTCATTAGGATCAGTAAGGTAAAGCCCCTCTTATTACttgctatttatttattttcttagtaCACAGAGcatttttattcaattttaaaGGACAGTagaaataaaaaattgaaaaaaatgaaagaaatgaaaaGAAACTTGAATattgaaaaaaaagagagagggTAAGTTCACTACTAATTAAGGAAAGAAGCATGTATACCAGGTTTAGTTGAAGATGTGAATTTGAGGAGAAGGGTAGTATAATGAACCAAAAGATGATGTCTGTAAGAATTACTGAACCTGCACAAGTCTGTTCAGGTAATTAAGATAATCACATTAGAATAAAACAAGCAGGACATTTGATGCGTAATGCACAACATATATTATACTGTAGAACACTGGACTTACTTCACCTGACAACAATATTGCTACTATGATGATGTTAgcaaaaatttcttctttttttgtatgTAGTACTACAACGCTTGTCctattttttatttcattattattattattattattatttggagaTCAATTCTAATCGTTATCAAATTTATGTTGAATTGCTCCACATATAGTCCAtccaattcttttttttttggtaagagGGAAACCCGCAGCCGCTACAACCTCTGTCACAACTAGAGAtgacaaaatggttaaaagaaaacagttattcACCCATATTATCCATCAAAAAATGGGTTGAATAATGAACCGTTTAAAAACGGGTCGAATATGGATAAAgaatcatattatccacttagaaaatggttaaccaaatggataaccaatggataactaatgtgtttaacttttacatttgtaaaacctcaaattggAGTTCCTCAAGTTTGGAAGATTAGGAATTCTTTCATAAGTAATCATATTTAAGAAGTCATGGAtgatatggatatccatattatcctcCGGATAAACCCGTATTTTTTCGGTCTCAAATACGGGTCagatcggataatttatccgttttttaaATTACCCGGTTTGACCCGCTTATATCCGACCCGACACGCCAGTTTGCCAGCCCCAGTCACAGCCTCTGCCCTTCGGGTGAGCACTTTGTGCGCATTGGGTAAACATCCCCTGTGTAATAGCCTACAAACCACACATGAGATGTAAACCGCACTAGGCAAGCCCTGTATGTGACAGGTTCAACCCAAAAGGCATTGAGAGGGGATTTGATACCGGGTCATCCTGGGCAACCCCGAAGGATTATCCATCCAATTCTTGATCAGGGACTAATATTATATTTACCTGATACGAAATTTGTAGCACGTAACTCCAAAAGGTTGCTCGTTGTGGTACTGTGTCTTCATTGTAATATTGGCCTTGCAGCTTGAATATACTCTTGTTGGTCTTTGCCTTGTTGTCAATCTCATGATCAGTCCTTGTATAGACACAATCCTTGGGCAGAGAATTAATGTCTTCAATTACGTCGCCAGGACGTGGTGCTAATTTGTTTGAGTAGTAGCGTACACATCCATATGCAGATATTATGGTTCCAATCTACATTTAAATTTGTTGCAGAGGGCGACAATTAAAAAAGACAATGCAGTTTAAAGTGATCAGACGAAGCAGAGAGCTCTAGACTTAGTTATTCTGAAAATTGCTAATTAATTAAGAGTATTAAGAGGTCTCAGACCAGTGGCGAAGCCTGAAATTTCCTTAAGGGTGTTTAGACTTGTAAGAAGTAAAACATTTTCCGACAAATggtgttcaatatatgttatatacatcTAAAATctattaatattttatttatatacacAGTATAATTTTCGTAATATTTCTACAAGCAAAAGGTGGTTTCGCGGACCAATATATAACTGGTGATGGAAATAATCATTGCTTAATTGTCGATATTTTACTTACTGCAAAATAGACGATTAGCAACGTAAAAGTCCACCTACATTCGAATTTTAGGAAAATTATTAGATTTCGGACAGACTAATCAAATCTCATTCTCAATTAGTAAAACACAAATATGGTTCAAAGATACACACGTAAAGAACTTACTCGGTATAATAGACAAAGATGGAGTAGTTGTAAAGGAGGACATCCCAGGTTAAAAATATGCAGAGAACAACTAAAGATATAAAACGTGTAGCCAAGAGCCAAGCAGGGTGAATCCCACGCCAACAACTACTTGACAAACTCCCCATCTCCACTGCTGATGACGACGACGGATGGCAGCCCTGCAGGGGCAAAAGGATCTCTTGACGACCAATAATGTTGTGGTCGTCAATATGATCACCATTAAGTGTTTGATAACGCTGTTGCTTAATTTTGCAGCAGCATAGCACGTAAAGAGCGCCAAACATGGCAATGCCTACTATCCCGAAACAAATAAAATCATACCACTGTATCAAAATTCCTGCCATAGCTAGCTGCAGATCGATACGCTAGCTACCCTGGGAATTTTGGCGTGAGCTCTGCAGCCACCTAATTATATCTATAGCCATcgcaaaatttaaaatatttttagttgCTAATAAGGGAGAAGGAAGACTATCTGGTGGTACAGTAGCATGTTGTTCTTGTTTCATGTAGCTTCGTACGACTGGTAGCTTTGACCCGCCGTTTGACAGCAAATTAAACTTTAGCTTCCTTTAATTCCCTTTTCTTTAATAAACCCTGATGTATTCCTTTTCTTGTTACTTTTTTTCAAACTAAAAGCTAGTATAAATCAATTTATATTACTCTTTAATCTTTTTATGGTATGTCATGATGCTATGACGTCGAACAAAGTCGTAAAGCCCAAGGGATATGTAATTAGAAAGAGGAAACTGTGCTGCAATAGCATTTGTGTGCGCACCTCCGATATTGAGGAGT containing:
- the LOC104097683 gene encoding uncharacterized protein → MAGILIQWYDFICFGIVGIAMFGALYVLCCCKIKQQRYQTLNGDHIDDHNIIGRQEILLPLQGCHPSSSSAVEMGSLSSSCWRGIHPAWLLATRFISLVVLCIFLTWDVLLYNYSIFVYYTEWTFTLLIVYFAIGTIISAYGCVRYYSNKLAPRPGDVIEDINSLPKDCVYTRTDHEIDNKAKTNKSIFKLQGQYYNEDTVPQRATFWSYVLQISYQTCAGSVILTDIIFWFIILPFSSNSHLQLNLLMGGMHSLNIIFLLIDTFLNSLPLPWAGLAYFVLWSCCYIIFQWLIHACGLIWWPYPFLELSTPWAPLWYFCLAVFHLPCYGIYWLLVTFKNLTFSTLFPQAFIRHSY